The genomic segment CGCGAGGCATTCTTCTTGATGAAGGGTCAGCGATGGAAATTTGTGCAGCATGGCCAGACGACCAAGAAAAAGGACATTTTCATTGCTACCCCGGGCCGTATTCTGTCGCTGCTCGAGCAGAAGCTACTAGACTTGAGCAACGTGCAGTATCTCGTGTTCGACGAGGGCGATCGCTTGTGGGACAGCAGGACGGACTTCTTGACTGTGATTGACAGGATTCTCACTGCATGTACGCGCACCGACAAGGTAGTCAGCCTGTTTACGGCCACGCTGAGCGAGAAGGTGGAGGCAGCTGCCCGCTCCGTCATGGGTGCCGACCCGGTGCGCATCATTGTCCATGGCCGACGCTCCGCGAACACGCACGTGAAACAGCGATTGGTCTTCTGCGGTAATGAGCTGGGCAAAGTCGTAGCGATGCGCAACCTTGTGCGGGAGGGCATCACGCCGCCGGTGCTCGTGTTCGTGCAGAGCGTGGAGCGATCGAAGGAGCTGTACGAGGAGATCCGGATGGAAGGCCTGCACATGGCCATCATGCACGCCAAGATGACCgtggagcagcgcgaggagacGGTGCTGCAGTTCCGTCTCGGCAAGATCTGGGTCCTTGTGACGACGGAGCTGCTTGCGCGCGGTATCGACTTCAAGAACGTGGGCACGGTCATCAACTTCGATTTTCCAGCAACTGTCGACTCGTACATCCACCGCGTGGGTCGCACGGGCCGCGCCGGGAAGGAGGGAACGGCGATCACTTTTTTTACGGAGGACGACAAGGAGCGACTTCCTCCGATCGCAAAGGTGATGCAGGACTCTGGGAACGCCGTGGAGGATTGGATACTGGGCATCAAGGTGGATCGCAGCACCCGCCGCCGTCTTGAGCGCAcaacgccgcagcgcaccatTGTCAGCACGCGGAAGCGCATGCTGGTGGCCcagcagcgtgtgcagcgTCAGTACCGTCGtctggaggcggagaaggcagcGAAGCAAGCCTCCAAGAGGAGCAAGGGCTGCGGGGACTGCgaccgcgacgacggcgatgacaGCACGGATGATGCGTAGCAACCCGTGCACAAGCGcatgtgcttgtgtgtgtgtcagtgtACAACCGCGGCAGTACTCTTTCACTCAGTCAGCTGAACACGCTCTCGTCGTCCCGTCCACGCCACCGCTCGACTAGGGGCATGAGCCAAACAACGTTTAAACCGCAAGGGCGGGGGTGGGCCACCACGAGGGTACCACGGTCGCTTCGTATCCCCGCGTGTGgcggctcctcctcccttgcGGCTTATGTCAGCTGCCGGTAACACAGATTTCGTGTAACATAACGCCACAAGAGCTAGAACTTGCACGGGAGTGACTGACGTGGCAGACGAGACACGTGAGACACTTGACATCGTCGGGCCCGCAGAGGACAGCATCGCGCCCCTCTTCCAGCAAGACCTCTTTTTCTGAGAGCGAGGGGCCACCGGAGAGCAGATGCACCGTCTCTCGATGGCCTCTTGTGCCTGTAGCACCGCATAGGGTGCCCTGTCCTTCCGATTTATACATGCGTGGGTGAAGGTCGTAGaccctcttttctcttgtGCCCCATCCCCTCGCTTGCCGATGTCCGTTACGGCATCGGCACACATCTATTTCAGTTCGCTCTCTCACCACGCACGTTTCGTACATGTGGCCGTGAGGCGCTAGATGAATACCGATGGAGATGTCTGCCGGCCCCTCTTCTCACGCCTTCGCTGCTGAattctccttccctctccctttctccgtACCTTCTACTTCTGccgtgcacacgtgcgctAAGCCGAACGCCTactcttcccttctcttcctctttgaTGGGTAATCTGGTGCGCCGGTGTGTCTGATACGTgagcgcctgcgtgtgcgtgtgtcagTGGTGATCTACCTTGCCGCTCGAAGCGTGTTGGTGGTTTGAGCTGTCTACGCTCACAAACACGCACCCCTCAGTGAGAGAGGCGATGCTGTTGGCGCTGTCTGCACGTTGTTTCGCTGCCCACAGCTGACTCCTGCCCCTTTTTGTTTGCCTTTTCGACTTTGTTTCTCCCAAGGGCCTTCTAATGCCGGAGATGTCGGACGTGTGGCTGCTGGGAGTGGTGCTCACCGGTGAGACCACATTCTGGCTGTGCGAGCCGACCCACCTGAAGCCGTTAGCAGAGGACTGGAAGGCGATCAACTGCCGATGGCTGTATCCTGTCTTGGAGAACTTGAGCGATTTTGCCGACGTGAGCGGCTTCGAGAGCACGGACGCCGTGTACGAGGTTGACTGGGTAGGGACATCAAGAGTGCTGCGGCCCGCCACCCTGGCGTGGAACGTGCGAGGAAAGCGGCGGAAAGTCGGTGACACCACATACGTCTTCGTCCCTGCAGAGGAGATCAAGCAGCTCGACGAGGCGTTTAAGCGGTTTGTGAAGCTAGAGGCAACGatgaagccgccgccgccgcgcggcgtcacgtcctcgccgtctgcTGCTGAAACGCCGGGGCCTGCAGAGGCGAAGACGATGCTGACTCTGGACGCCTCGCCGTCTGCACCGGTCCACCAGGAGGAGGATGGAAAAGATGGAAAGCCGCTGGTAACCGCAGCTTCACTTGTAAGCACGCAGTCGTCCGCACCCACTGCAGGTGAGGTTCCGCATGAGACTGTTACAAGGGCGGAGGACGAGAGGAGCGCGTCGCGCCACGCAGACATCGACGGGagcatcgcctcctcgtctgcACCGCACCCCCGAGCCAAGCATCACCGCGGCGTCACAAACCTGTCTTCGTTTCCTTCTCACAAGCGGCAGAcgccgcaccgcggcacTACTATCTACCAGGCTCCGGTGCACAGAAAGCCCACCGGCGaacactgcagcagcgaagcCTTTGAATGGACCGAGATGTATCTTGTGCATCGCGGTAGCGTTGACTATCTTTGTCCGAAGGCAACGGGCAACGCGTTCGGCTTCCGACTGGACCGCGTGATGCACGATGGGTTCCCGGTGTTTTTGCTGTTCTCTAGCTCCCACAACAACAGTGAGGTCATGGACcccagcgcacgcggcgtGCCGGTGTTTGAAAAAGCGCAGCTGAGCGGCGAGGCAGGCGAgggtgcggtgcgcagctcaGTGCTTGTGGTGACGCGCCTCAGCTCCAAGAAGCACCAGCCTTACTACCGCACCGACACTGGTCGCACCACCGCAGGaagtcgccgccgccggcgacgcggtgacgacgatagcaccaccaccgaggaggacgaggacgtcgACGACTTCTttgacgacgatgacgacgactCGGAATCTGACGGGACGTATGGGGAAGAGGAGCATCGAGTTGGAGCACAAGGATCGCGCCGGCGCGCTGGGGATGAggcagcaacaacggcaacacctgcagctggcaccgctgcaccCGCGGCTGCCAAGAAGCCAAGGACCGAGGCGAAGGACCCCGCCGGCGAGAGCGCAGTggcggcatcagcggcgcggaggaaggagaagaggaaggtTGATGCCGCTGCTAATAAGCCGCTTCAAGCAGTGAGCGTGAATTTCTGGGCGGACCCGCAGTACGCGGCCCCTGCACCTGAACAACTGGCCCGGGAGTTCCCGTTCAAGTCGGAAGGCTCTGATACGCCGCAGACGGTCGTGTTTAGCAACGGCATCTGTGTCACCTACACTGCATCTACCGCGGCGAAGCACGCGCCACCGGAGAAGAAGCGAAAGACGGCcaagcacggcggcgcggccgcctcctcagAGGACATGGACTTGAGCATGCTCAACGAGCACATCTTGAACGCATTTGCGCAGGTGAAGAGGGACtgcgtgtaggtgtgtgtcGAGGGAGGTGtgatggagagggaggacaCAGCTGCATGGGTTTGGGAAGCTCTACCTGTGAGTATTTATTCTCCTCTGCGCATGTTTCCGTCCTCATCTCCTTACTTCACCATCGAAGGGAAGGTGCCCTGCCGCCTCACTGCGGGTGCTCTGTGCCACTGCTATGGCCCGTTTGACTTGgtatatgcgtgtgtatgtgcacttgcgtgtgtgtgtgtagctgCCTCGTGTCTGTGATGGCATGAGCTACAGCGACGTGTACATGTATTGATCACTGAAGGATGCGGAACAGTGCTCCATAGAGAGAAGAAGCATATCAACAGCTCGAACGGCAGTGAATGCACATCAAGTTACAGCATAGAATTGTGCCACCGGCTTCGCTGGTACACAAGAACGGGGCGGATGAGGAGTCGCctgcatgtgtatgtgtgtgtgtgtgtggggggtaGGCGGGGGGTGAGAGGTGGTCAATAATGTGTCTCTCGCTCGTtgagaagaaaaagagatgGTTTGTGGAGACTCTTCCGCCCCCTTCGAGCTGCAGCCAGGTAGCACAAAGCCCAGCGCTAATTCCGTGCCGTCTACGCGCCGAGCCTCGGAGAACCGTCTTGGTCCATCCATCCCTTCATCAAGGTGCGGAGAGCGGGAGCGTAAGTGGAGCACTGCACTTACGCACTCGTATGGACGAGTGTGGGGTGGTTATTCAtacccctctctccacacacacacacacacacacacacgtccaATGCCCCACGTGCcccgtcaccgtcgccgcaccCTCCAACACTTCCTGCTTGTTAACTGGTCTTACACAACTGCCATCAAACACAATAAAACACGGTATCGTCGCATTCAACCCGTTgtctctccatctctttACCCTCATCACGGGGCAGGAACTGAGCGAGCGTCTTGACTCGCCTCTACACTGTCGAGCCGCGCACGATCACACACCCATATCGACTCGTAGCTCCTCTCTCATCCGTCTCTGTTTCGATCGGTTTCAGTGCCGAGGGGGAGGGTTAGAACTTCGTGccccgcgccgccgtcggaTGCATCGCTTTCGCAGGTTTGCCCCGGAGCACGCATGggcagctgtgcgctgcgtcTTTCAGAGTAAGGAGTTTCTGGCGGCGTCCAAGGAGCTGCCCACGACCCCGGAGGGGCGCAACCCATACGATGTCCTCGAAGTCACTGTCACCCGCGCTACGACACTTGACGAGATTTCAAAGCAGTTCCGCAGCCTCGTCGTCAAGTACCACCCCGACAAGCCAGGCGGCTCCACCGAGAAGATGGCCGAGGTGAACTTGGCCTACAAGATTGTTAAGGAGAACCATGATGCGATGCTGCGCCGGATGAGGGAGGCAGAGTCAACCATCAAGGCGAACGAGGCATACCGAcagcacaagcacgcgcgcgccagcCGTGACGAGGACCTTGGCCGCTCCGGCGGGCTTAACCGCCGCAACTCGCGCGCCACGCGAGAAGCTGCTGAGTCCACCAACTTGCGTCGCACCCGCTCCCTGAAAGAGATCGAGGCTCAGTGGGCACAGTACAAAGAAGACACCGAAGCAGCAGTAAAGAGCATGTGCAACCGCTACGAGCTGGCCGTCCAGCAGGGAAAGTTCTTCCGCAAGTCGGCGACGTTGAACGAGATCACGGTACGCGAACGATGGCTGCGCAAGTCGTTTGTGAAGGGTGCCTGGGAAGATGTGCATGAGCTTCGCGGGGAGTTGCTTCGTCGAGGTACCCGCAGCGCTCAGCAATCCGAGCTAGCAGAGGAAATGGTCAGCTTTGCCTCCACGACGCAGCGGAAGCTGAATGAGAATTTTCAGCGACTGACCCAAGAGAGTGTGCAGTCGCAGTCCCGCATGTTAGTCGAGCGCGCCTTCTTCATTGTGTGCTCCGTAATCTTGCTGGTGAAGGTGTGGAGGTGGTTTGTTGGCTTTACCTTCAACAACACGCTCACCGTGAAGCTCAAGCGTGGTTTCCTCTCACAGTAACAGCGTCGCGTTGCGCGCCTCTGTGCGGCGCATCGTGGCAGTCTTGCCCTTGTTTTCTTCGACGAGCgtggaagggggagggggaggggcgcaaCGGTCGAGGTGCGGCTGTTCCTTATGTGCCCGGACTGGTTGGCGCAGTTTCCTTCTGTTTTCCTTTCTGCGTTTGCATCCGCTGTTTCTTGAATTGCggcgagtgtgcgtgtgaggggGGTTTGTGTgtcgcctcctccactgTCACATGATTACTGAACCTCCCATAGCCATTCGGCTCTTGTGCCTGTACTGGCTGGCATGcgaagacacgcacacgcctgtgcgtgtgtgtgcggtaCCCTACGAATACCTGGGTGCAAAGTTCATGGCGTGTTGACGTGCGAAGGGTGCGGGGTggcgtgagggagggggcaaggaGGAGAGAATGCGGTGAGACTTTTCAGCGTTGTCGTTGCTTGGTCTACGTGGACGCACGAAGGCTGCTTGGGTAAGTCGCTTGCTcatctccgtctctctccgtcAATTTGTGTCTTCGTTTTTCATCTCGCTGGGCTCCCTCGTTCCAGGGAAGGCCGTGGAAACTCGTGATTCTCGCCGGTCTAACGGAGCTGATGCAGCTTGCGTTGGCGCGGTGGTTCACGCGTTTCTCCAAGCGACCTTGCTCGCACTCCCTGCCTGGCCTctgtcaccgccaccgctcgtctctctccttcttaTCATGTCGCTGCTCATCACCATGACACCTCGCTTGTTGCTCACGGACCGATAACTACTTTTTTTTCATTGCGCTGCTCTCTTTCCCGccatacacatacacaccgtGCGCAGGCGAGATGCTGCCTCGACCACAGACGTACCAGGCAAAGCCGTACGTCCccgtcacctccgccgccatcgACCCGTATGAAGAGGGACAGAGCTTTCTCGTCGATAATGATCGCCTTGACAGCTGGTTCCGGTACGTGGAGGCTGAACTGCAGCGCTACCGCAGTCCCTTCGTCGCCGCAGAGGCACTCTTGACagagctgcggctgcgcagccacGAACTCTATCAGCCGGAGCGCCTCTACGTttcgacggcgctgcggatactgcaggcgtgcgtgccgcACCTCTCCCCGGAAacggcgcaggtggcgcagACCGCGGTGCACGAGCTTCTCCCGTGCCTGATGTACACGCGCTGCACACCCCTGACGACATTGACGTCAGAGCCGTCCTCGTCGAGGGGCCTCGAAAAAGTGACTCAGCTGACCTACGCCGGTGCCTTCCGCCTTTTGCTGAACCGGTTGCAGCAGTGCCAGACGCAGCTTCGGCGTCTCGAGGGACACGCTCGCGTGGAGGCAAAGGTGATGGACCTTCTTGTGCATGGGCTGGACCACATGTGGCTGAAGATGTGCTTCTACTCGTGGCGAACGTTTTGCAGGCAACTGGAGATGCGCAAAGCGCGGCTTCGACGACGACTGCTGCGGGTCACAGCCAACGAGGCGGTGCCCGCCTTCCTGCGCacgtggcggcagcacgccCACGCGATCGCATTGGACGCCAAGACCTCCCGCAACAGCTTTCTTCAGAAGCAGGTTGAGGCACTGTACCCTCTCGAgcaggaggcgaagagcCGGTACGACCACCTGTGCGAGGAAATCAAGGAGAAGAATCGACTGGCAGGTGACAGCCTGAAGCGGCTGGAGGAGACGAAGTGCCGTCTCAAAGTGCTCGAGGACCTCATCGCCGAGACGCAAAGATCCCTCACCGACCACTGGACGACTTGGAAGGAGTGCACGCGGCTGATGTTCGACGACATTGGCGAACTGCCGGGCAAGACGAACCACACACTTCGCACCGAGTACGTCATGAATATCACCGACACGGCGTCCGCACTGTCGAGGCGGGCTCGCGGGCGAGCTGGCCGGATGGGACTGCGGCACGTCGCACAGTTTCTCCTGTTCGAGGGGGAGCTCGGCGTCGACGTCGACACACAGACGGTGGGCGGGATGAAGGGCAGCTTGAGCGCGAAGTCAGGCATCggctcctcttcttccaccTCCTGGCCTGTGCCCCACGACGCCGGCGGAACAGCCCTCTCTGTGCCCTCGAAAACGCCGGTCACCCACACAGTCCCCACAAAGTCGAAGACGATGGTCTCCCTTCAGGTGCAGCCGAGCGACCCGGATCCGCAGTCAACTGTCTTTGCGACGAGTCTGGCCGCCAACGTGAACGACGTGTACTGGACTGTGGCGACGGTTGTGCAGCCAGTTCTGACGCCGCTTCACTTGATAGACGTGCTGCATCACAACGAGGCGCACTTGAGCATAACGCTCGGCTTTCTTTCCACCGTGTACAGTGGCGGCCACTGCTCTCTTTTTGCACCCGCGGCGcgagcggcgcagaggaccgagaaggcgctgctgcctcttccCTCGAGTCAGGGCTTTGGCAAAGtgtcgccgacagcggcgccgaaggacggcagcgacgacggtggcacccccgctgctgcggaggaTGTCAAGTGGGGCGCACTCATGATGCAGGATGTGACGCGCGGCATGGCGAAGGTGCAGGATTGCGTTGAAGCGAGCGAGGGCTACTTGCTGTCAGTGCGCCAGGGCATGATGATGAGCGAGTTGGAGGTGGTCCAGGGGTACCTCGAAGACTTGTACAGGCGCTGGGCTGCCGCCGGCATACCCTTATCGCAACAGAAGCTGGAGTCTGTCTGGCAGCCTATTGTGACGCCAGCGAGGCTGCCCATCCTTCAGGCGCTCTATCCTGAGCATGGAATTACCTGCTTCACCGAGCTGGTCCACTAC from the Leishmania major strain Friedlin complete genome, chromosome 32 genome contains:
- a CDS encoding putative RNA helicase, encoding MDAFRSLTIGTKFSAARNEEAAKLFRNAGKDKGSHGFPDAIGADGAVTLENASDMGSSSLSVPPPSATLNLFGRPTRSHADANAHLGVSAGSDAAAAANTASENKALKAITFKKKRNIWRRNDLQVTGTDLPAPIEHFSDLVRPPLNVPRNVVNNLFARQHKVPTPIQMQAISSLIHHRDVLACAPTGSGKTIAFLVPLFALLKAPDASCGVRALIVTPTAELAQQIEREAFFLMKGQRWKFVQHGQTTKKKDIFIATPGRILSLLEQKLLDLSNVQYLVFDEGDRLWDSRTDFLTVIDRILTACTRTDKVVSLFTATLSEKVEAAARSVMGADPVRIIVHGRRSANTHVKQRLVFCGNELGKVVAMRNLVREGITPPVLVFVQSVERSKELYEEIRMEGLHMAIMHAKMTVEQREETVLQFRLGKIWVLVTTELLARGIDFKNVGTVINFDFPATVDSYIHRVGRTGRAGKEGTAITFFTEDDKERLPPIAKVMQDSGNAVEDWILGIKVDRSTRRRLERTTPQRTIVSTRKRMLVAQQRVQRQYRRLEAEKAAKQASKRSKGCGDCDRDDGDDSTDDA